Proteins encoded within one genomic window of Lysinibacillus louembei:
- a CDS encoding single-stranded DNA-binding protein, whose protein sequence is MNQIGLVGRLTKNPQLRQLSDTKVQTSFVLAINRNYRNSEGSVDADYVLCVAWGRLAEHIAKYCGKGSLIGINGRLHTRSYVNKENNRVFAMDVLAESVRFYALKQSVPANNPPEESSDEMQHVMEHFVLPEDTLSTNL, encoded by the coding sequence ATGAATCAAATCGGACTTGTTGGACGTTTAACAAAAAATCCACAGCTAAGGCAATTATCTGATACGAAAGTACAAACGAGCTTCGTATTAGCCATTAATCGCAATTACCGCAATAGCGAGGGCAGTGTAGATGCAGATTATGTTTTGTGTGTCGCATGGGGAAGGCTAGCAGAACATATTGCGAAATATTGCGGGAAAGGTTCTTTAATTGGGATAAACGGGCGCTTACATACACGCTCCTATGTGAACAAAGAAAATAACCGTGTTTTTGCGATGGATGTTTTAGCAGAAAGCGTCCGATTTTATGCACTGAAACAGAGCGTGCCTGCAAACAATCCACCTGAGGAGTCCAGCGATGAAATGCAGCACGTCATGGAACACTTTGTTTTACCTGAAGATACACTGTCAACTAATCTGTAA
- a CDS encoding YwpF family protein translates to MKTFKLMAFHLLNEEAIQPIHIIDGLTINLEDSHQTWVLELFIPNEYYSIFKTLEDNQTVFDAHAVISFPDNEPAPFSLIVSAITEIGDRLSVLLKGSIKARRQKYAEQLLQQLLEEGLSNDELLQRFQHDMKERPKLNKQQ, encoded by the coding sequence TTGAAGACATTTAAACTAATGGCATTTCATTTATTAAATGAAGAGGCTATTCAGCCCATTCACATTATTGATGGCTTGACAATTAACTTAGAGGATAGCCATCAAACTTGGGTGCTTGAGCTGTTTATTCCAAATGAGTACTATTCAATTTTTAAAACGTTAGAGGACAATCAAACTGTATTTGACGCACATGCTGTTATTTCCTTTCCAGATAATGAACCCGCACCATTTTCTTTAATAGTTAGTGCCATTACCGAAATCGGTGATCGCTTATCCGTATTATTAAAAGGCTCGATTAAAGCCCGACGCCAAAAATATGCAGAGCAATTATTGCAGCAGCTATTAGAGGAAGGTTTATCGAATGATGAGCTATTGCAGCGTTTCCAGCATGATATGAAGGAGCGCCCAAAGTTAAATAAACAGCAATAG
- the fabZ gene encoding 3-hydroxyacyl-ACP dehydratase FabZ — translation MLNAEQIQAILPHRYPFLLVDRVLEIEVGKRAVGIKNVTINEDFFNGHFPGYPVMPGVLIVEALAQVGGVALLSSDDFKGRIVFLTGVDNCRFKRQVVPGDQLKMEVEFVKLRGQMGKGHAVATVDGELVCETDILFAIGPEQPK, via the coding sequence ATGTTAAATGCAGAACAAATTCAAGCGATTTTACCACATCGTTACCCATTTTTATTAGTTGATCGCGTTTTAGAAATTGAAGTAGGCAAACGCGCAGTAGGCATTAAAAATGTAACGATTAATGAGGATTTCTTTAATGGTCATTTTCCGGGCTATCCAGTAATGCCAGGCGTTCTTATTGTTGAGGCTCTCGCACAAGTAGGTGGCGTAGCGCTGCTAAGCTCAGATGATTTTAAAGGCCGCATTGTCTTTTTAACAGGCGTTGATAATTGTCGCTTCAAACGTCAAGTAGTGCCAGGTGATCAATTGAAAATGGAAGTAGAGTTTGTCAAGCTACGCGGTCAAATGGGTAAAGGACACGCTGTTGCAACTGTCGATGGCGAGCTAGTATGTGAAACGGATATTTTATTTGCAATTGGTCCAGAGCAACCAAAATGA
- a CDS encoding DNA-directed RNA polymerase subunit beta: protein MTNEFNEQDVAPKKRSRRNEETEPSERARRARWVQIRLIPIWLRIVLVLALLLCAAAGGVMFGYGFLGSGEPSDALKWSTWQHIFDIIEGKE from the coding sequence ATGACGAACGAATTCAATGAACAAGATGTAGCTCCTAAAAAGAGAAGCAGACGTAACGAGGAAACAGAGCCAAGTGAAAGAGCGAGAAGAGCGCGCTGGGTACAAATACGCTTAATTCCTATTTGGTTGCGAATTGTACTTGTCTTAGCTTTATTGCTTTGTGCAGCAGCAGGTGGCGTGATGTTTGGCTACGGCTTTCTTGGAAGCGGAGAACCGAGCGATGCATTAAAATGGAGCACTTGGCAACATATATTTGATATTATTGAAGGAAAAGAATAA
- a CDS encoding flagellar hook-basal body protein: protein MLRTMVTATNTLTQLQTKLDTISDNLANSNTHGYKTKDAQFSELLYQQYNNDKLDKTLRQSPVGIRYGVGAHVSLIQANQKQGSLQQTDRDLDFAFTKENQYFNILMPDGDGQRTVYTRQGDFYVSPMGNGQMMLVNGDGHPVADSDGEAIYFPDFATGFTLSPNGRLNIEYPDGDVIAVDLAVSELQKPQVMEHVSGTYIGLPTDLAGLGYTQADILTDLQGANRGDIGLSNQKLEMSNVDMSKEMTDLIATQRSYQFNSRAVTLADQMLGLINGIR from the coding sequence ATGCTACGTACAATGGTGACAGCAACAAATACATTAACACAGCTACAAACAAAGCTAGATACAATTAGCGATAACCTTGCAAACAGTAATACGCATGGCTATAAAACAAAGGATGCACAATTTTCAGAGCTACTTTACCAGCAGTATAATAACGATAAATTAGATAAAACATTGCGCCAATCACCTGTAGGCATTCGATATGGTGTTGGGGCACATGTATCATTAATTCAAGCAAATCAAAAGCAAGGCTCATTGCAGCAAACAGACCGCGACCTTGATTTTGCGTTTACGAAAGAAAACCAATATTTTAACATTTTAATGCCTGATGGTGACGGGCAGCGTACAGTATATACACGTCAAGGTGATTTTTACGTATCACCGATGGGCAATGGACAAATGATGCTTGTCAATGGCGATGGACATCCTGTAGCAGATAGTGACGGTGAGGCGATTTATTTCCCTGATTTCGCAACAGGCTTTACGCTATCACCGAATGGTCGTTTAAATATAGAATATCCAGATGGTGATGTAATAGCAGTAGATTTAGCTGTATCAGAATTACAAAAGCCTCAGGTGATGGAGCATGTAAGTGGCACATATATTGGTCTACCTACAGATTTAGCAGGGCTCGGTTATACACAAGCGGATATTTTGACTGATTTACAAGGAGCAAATCGTGGAGACATTGGCTTGAGCAATCAAAAATTAGAAATGTCGAATGTAGATATGTCAAAAGAAATGACAGATTTAATTGCGACACAGCGCTCATATCAATTTAATTCACGTGCAGTAACACTTGCAGATCAAATGCTGGGGCTCATTAATGGTATTCGATAA
- a CDS encoding flagellar hook-basal body protein, whose amino-acid sequence MFKGFYTVASGMLAQQRRTEILTNNMANANTPGFKADQSTIRSFPDMLLSAKGATNIPTEKGLALKQLKPIGALTTGVYLQETIANNAQGSLLQTGMPTDVALVDVTLPIDEASGNQGAIYFRLQHPEGGEAYTRNGNFTLDGQGNLVNGQGLYVLSEAGQPIQLANDNITITSNGAIIDENGAQVATIGVAFSANPDVLMKQDNGLYRMLDEGILPSAYGQAGVTFTTSHKNLEASNVDSARSMTDLLTAYRAFEANQKVLQAYDRSMEKAVNEIGKV is encoded by the coding sequence ATGTTTAAAGGTTTTTACACAGTAGCTTCAGGCATGCTTGCACAGCAACGCCGCACAGAAATATTGACAAACAATATGGCAAATGCAAATACGCCAGGCTTCAAAGCAGATCAATCAACAATTCGCTCATTTCCAGATATGTTGCTTTCAGCAAAAGGCGCAACAAACATACCAACGGAAAAAGGGTTAGCTTTAAAGCAGCTGAAGCCAATCGGTGCACTGACAACAGGAGTATACTTACAAGAAACAATTGCGAACAATGCACAAGGCTCATTATTGCAAACAGGTATGCCAACAGATGTAGCATTAGTAGATGTTACGTTGCCAATCGATGAAGCATCTGGCAATCAAGGAGCAATTTATTTCCGATTACAGCATCCAGAAGGCGGAGAAGCTTACACACGTAACGGGAACTTCACTTTAGATGGACAAGGTAATCTAGTGAATGGGCAAGGTCTTTATGTATTATCTGAAGCAGGTCAACCTATTCAGCTAGCAAATGATAATATAACGATTACAAGCAATGGTGCAATTATAGATGAAAATGGTGCACAGGTTGCAACAATTGGTGTGGCGTTCTCAGCAAATCCAGATGTTTTAATGAAGCAGGATAACGGCTTATATCGCATGCTTGATGAAGGTATATTACCGTCAGCATACGGACAAGCAGGCGTTACTTTTACAACAAGTCACAAAAATTTAGAAGCATCTAACGTCGATTCAGCACGTTCAATGACAGATTTATTAACAGCATATCGTGCGTTCGAGGCAAACCAAAAGGTTTTACAGGCATATGATCGCAGTATGGAAAAAGCAGTAAATGAAATTGGAAAAGTGTAA
- the mreB gene encoding rod shape-determining protein → MFSKDIGIDLGTANVLIHVKGKGIVLNEPSVVAMDKKTGKVLAVGEEARQMVGRTPGNIVAIRPLKDGVIADFDVTEAMLRHFINKLNVRGFLSKPRILICCPTNITSVEQKAIREAAEKSGGKKVYLEEEPKVAAIGAGMDIFQPSGNMVVDIGGGTTDIAVLSMGDIVTSESIKVAGDVFDNDILQYIKKEYKLLIGERTAEAVKMTIGTVFPNNRNESMEIRGRDMVTGLPQTITIHSSEIERALHESVSMIVQSAKNVLEKTPPELSADIIDRGVILTGGGALLHGIDQLLIEELKVPVFIAENPMDCVAIGTGIMLNNIDRSAGTSAD, encoded by the coding sequence ATGTTTTCAAAGGATATTGGGATTGATTTAGGGACGGCAAATGTTTTAATCCATGTAAAAGGCAAAGGAATTGTGTTAAATGAGCCTTCTGTTGTAGCGATGGATAAAAAAACGGGAAAAGTTTTAGCAGTCGGTGAAGAGGCGAGACAAATGGTTGGACGAACGCCAGGTAATATTGTAGCAATTCGCCCTTTAAAGGACGGGGTAATTGCAGATTTTGACGTGACAGAGGCAATGCTACGACATTTCATTAATAAATTAAATGTACGAGGGTTTTTATCGAAGCCACGTATTTTAATTTGCTGTCCTACAAATATTACAAGTGTAGAGCAAAAAGCAATTCGTGAGGCAGCTGAAAAATCAGGTGGCAAAAAAGTATATTTAGAAGAAGAGCCAAAAGTGGCAGCAATCGGCGCAGGTATGGATATTTTCCAACCAAGCGGCAACATGGTCGTTGACATCGGTGGTGGTACGACAGATATTGCTGTATTATCAATGGGAGACATCGTAACAAGCGAATCGATTAAAGTAGCAGGCGATGTATTTGATAATGATATTTTGCAATACATAAAAAAGGAATATAAGCTATTAATTGGAGAACGTACAGCAGAGGCTGTCAAAATGACAATCGGCACAGTATTTCCGAACAATCGCAACGAATCAATGGAAATTCGCGGACGCGATATGGTAACAGGTTTGCCGCAAACAATTACAATTCATTCGTCTGAAATAGAAAGAGCGCTGCATGAATCTGTATCAATGATTGTACAATCAGCGAAAAATGTATTAGAAAAAACGCCACCAGAGCTATCAGCAGATATTATTGATCGCGGTGTTATTTTAACGGGCGGAGGCGCGCTTTTACATGGGATTGACCAATTGTTAATTGAAGAATTAAAAGTACCTGTATTTATAGCGGAAAACCCGATGGATTGTGTAGCAATCGGTACAGGTATTATGTTAAATAATATTGACCGTTCGGCAGGAACTTCAGCAGACTAA